The Mesorhizobium sp. NBSH29 genome has a segment encoding these proteins:
- a CDS encoding 2-hydroxyacid dehydrogenase, giving the protein MSHTEKPTILVPGRLHEHAVKRIEALFSIVRLERADAALVAPELAADVRGVAAMTGIDAAFIDALPKLEIIASFGVGYDAVDARHAAKKGVMVTNTPDVLTEEVADTAIGLLLNTVRELPKAETYLRSGRWVGEGNYPLTGTTLRGRRVGIFGMGRIGLAIARRIEAFGLPIAYHNRSRVDGVGYEYHETLLGLAGAVDTLISVAPATPATEKIVNRAVLEALGPNGIFVNIGRGSTVDEAALAAALADGTIRGAGLDVFADEPRVPQELLVAPNTSLLPHVGSASVHTRDAMADLVVDNLVSWFADGKPLTPVPEAVFVQKG; this is encoded by the coding sequence ATGTCGCACACGGAGAAACCAACCATTCTTGTGCCTGGACGACTGCATGAACATGCCGTGAAACGGATCGAGGCATTATTTTCAATTGTGCGTCTGGAGCGGGCTGATGCGGCGTTGGTGGCGCCCGAGCTTGCCGCAGATGTGCGCGGTGTGGCGGCGATGACCGGCATTGACGCCGCCTTTATCGACGCGCTGCCCAAGCTTGAGATTATTGCCAGTTTCGGGGTTGGCTATGATGCGGTGGATGCAAGACATGCGGCGAAAAAGGGTGTGATGGTCACCAACACGCCGGATGTTCTCACCGAAGAGGTAGCCGATACGGCAATCGGCCTGTTGCTCAATACGGTGCGAGAATTGCCAAAGGCTGAGACATATCTGCGTTCCGGGCGCTGGGTAGGCGAGGGCAATTATCCGCTGACCGGGACGACACTCCGGGGCAGGCGCGTCGGGATTTTCGGCATGGGCCGCATCGGGCTCGCTATTGCGCGGCGCATCGAGGCGTTCGGACTACCGATCGCCTATCACAATCGCAGCCGCGTCGACGGCGTCGGGTATGAGTACCACGAGACGCTGCTTGGTCTGGCGGGTGCGGTCGACACGCTGATCTCGGTCGCACCGGCTACGCCGGCAACCGAGAAGATTGTCAACCGGGCAGTATTGGAAGCGCTCGGACCTAATGGCATTTTCGTCAACATCGGGCGGGGGAGCACCGTCGACGAGGCCGCGCTGGCGGCCGCCCTTGCCGATGGCACCATCCGGGGTGCCGGGCTCGACGTTTTCGCGGATGAGCCACGCGTACCGCAAGAGCTGCTCGTTGCACCCAACACCAGCCTTCTGCCACATGTCGGTTCGGCCTCGGTACATACGCGCGACGCGATGGCCGATCTGGTGGTCGACAATCTGGTGTCGTGGTTTGCCGATGGAAAGCCGCTCACGCCGGTGCCCGAAGCCGTTTTTGTTCAGAAGGGTTAG
- a CDS encoding CobW family GTP-binding protein, whose product MSEPQTQIPVTVLTGYLGSGKTTLLNRILSENHGKRYAVIVNEFGEIGIDNDLIVESDEEIYEMNNGCVCCTVRGDLIRTLEGLMRRPGRFDAILVETTGLADPVPVAQTFFMDEDVRAKTKLDAVVALVDAKHLPLRLKDSREAEDQIAFADVIVLNKTDLVTEDELQSVEATIRAINPAAAIHRTTRAGVALDKVLDRGAFDLTRALENDPHFLEAHDHHHDHDDDHVHDEHCGHDHHDHHHQGHASPIHDVTIKSVSLRGTEMDSKKFFPWIEKITQAEGPNILRLKGIIAFKDDPDRYVIQGVHMIIEGDHQRAWKEGENHESRLVFIGRELDAERLKRTFEACQAA is encoded by the coding sequence ATGAGCGAACCCCAAACGCAGATCCCCGTAACCGTGCTGACCGGATACCTCGGCTCCGGCAAAACGACGCTGCTCAACCGCATTCTTTCGGAAAATCATGGCAAGCGCTACGCTGTCATCGTCAACGAATTCGGCGAAATCGGCATCGACAATGATCTGATCGTGGAATCCGACGAGGAAATCTACGAGATGAACAATGGCTGCGTGTGCTGCACGGTACGCGGCGACCTGATCCGCACCCTTGAAGGCCTGATGCGTCGCCCGGGTCGCTTCGACGCCATCCTGGTGGAAACCACCGGGCTGGCTGACCCGGTTCCCGTCGCCCAGACCTTCTTCATGGACGAGGATGTGCGCGCCAAGACAAAACTTGATGCCGTGGTGGCGCTGGTAGACGCAAAACATCTGCCGCTGCGCCTGAAGGACAGCCGCGAGGCCGAAGACCAGATCGCCTTCGCCGATGTCATCGTGCTGAACAAGACGGATCTGGTAACCGAAGACGAACTGCAGAGCGTCGAGGCCACCATCCGCGCCATCAACCCCGCAGCCGCCATCCACCGAACCACACGCGCCGGCGTGGCGCTGGACAAGGTGCTGGACCGCGGCGCTTTTGATCTGACCCGCGCGCTTGAAAATGATCCGCATTTTCTCGAGGCTCACGATCATCATCACGACCACGATGATGACCACGTCCATGACGAGCATTGTGGCCACGATCACCATGATCATCACCACCAGGGTCACGCCTCGCCGATCCATGATGTGACGATCAAATCGGTTTCGCTGCGCGGCACGGAAATGGATTCGAAGAAGTTTTTCCCCTGGATCGAAAAGATCACCCAGGCCGAAGGGCCCAACATCCTGCGCCTTAAGGGCATCATCGCCTTCAAGGACGATCCGGACCGCTATGTCATTCAGGGTGTCCACATGATCATCGAGGGCGATCATCAGCGCGCTTGGAAAGAGGGTGAGAATCACGAGAGCCGGCTTGTCTTCATCGGTCGCGAACTTGATGCCGAACGGCTGAAGCGCACCTTCGAAGCCTGCCAGGCTGCCTGA
- a CDS encoding MarR family winged helix-turn-helix transcriptional regulator → MAKADRGATMSRLQSAARLSRTALAARLLGHGFYAGQDQIMLALDHEDGQTPGQLAGRLGVRPPTITKTINRLQVQGFLDKRASDSDARQAHIFLTDTGREAIRAIEKSVRKTEKQAMKGIDKKEQKALAKLLSRVEANLSSGHMVEIDDDAEGDD, encoded by the coding sequence ATGGCCAAGGCAGACAGGGGTGCAACGATGAGCCGGCTGCAATCTGCGGCGCGGCTTTCGCGGACGGCGCTTGCAGCGCGGCTGCTCGGCCACGGTTTTTATGCCGGGCAGGATCAGATTATGCTGGCGCTCGACCATGAAGATGGGCAAACGCCGGGGCAATTGGCCGGGCGGCTGGGTGTGCGGCCACCGACCATCACCAAGACTATAAACAGGCTTCAGGTGCAGGGATTCCTAGACAAGCGGGCGTCGGATTCGGATGCCCGTCAGGCACATATCTTTCTCACCGACACCGGGCGCGAGGCTATCCGGGCGATTGAAAAGTCGGTTCGCAAGACCGAGAAGCAGGCCATGAAGGGCATCGACAAGAAAGAGCAGAAAGCGCTTGCCAAGCTGTTGTCTCGGGTCGAGGCCAATCTCTCCAGCGGTCACATGGTCGAGATTGACGACGATGCCGAAGGCGACGACTGA
- a CDS encoding DMT family transporter → MRIPQNNAGDGPTPGGAILLVLAAGLLFSFLDASAKFLVLGGMDAPFISWMRFLVHLVLVLVLFRPWVNRQMLATKSLPLQVLRAGFLFGSTFFNFLALNTLQLAQTMSIFFFAPMVITALAGPLLGEWAGWRRWMAIVAGFAGVLVITRPGVATFEVGHIFALCSMMSYCFYVIMTRSMGATETPESLIFYSALAPVILMLPVVPATASMPDGALQWVVLLSLGFYGGFGHWLLIKAYKQASTTALAPYPYLQMVWMICFGYVIFDQLPDAFTLIGAAIIVASGLYIVHRERRLRLARSAAYHTEDQQLAKKL, encoded by the coding sequence GTGCGCATACCCCAAAACAACGCCGGCGACGGCCCGACCCCGGGCGGCGCCATTCTTCTCGTTCTGGCCGCCGGGCTGTTATTTTCTTTCCTCGACGCAAGTGCCAAATTTCTGGTGCTTGGCGGTATGGATGCACCCTTCATCTCCTGGATGCGGTTTCTCGTCCACTTGGTGCTGGTCCTCGTTCTGTTCCGACCGTGGGTAAACCGGCAGATGTTGGCCACGAAAAGCCTTCCGCTGCAGGTGCTGCGCGCGGGCTTTCTCTTCGGCTCGACTTTCTTCAACTTCCTGGCGCTTAACACGCTGCAGCTGGCGCAGACCATGTCGATCTTCTTTTTCGCGCCGATGGTCATCACCGCACTTGCCGGGCCGCTTTTGGGCGAATGGGCTGGGTGGCGGCGCTGGATGGCAATCGTCGCCGGATTTGCCGGGGTTCTCGTCATCACCCGGCCAGGCGTGGCGACGTTCGAGGTCGGCCATATATTTGCGCTGTGCTCGATGATGTCTTACTGCTTCTACGTGATCATGACGCGGTCGATGGGAGCGACCGAAACACCGGAAAGTCTCATCTTCTACTCCGCGCTCGCTCCTGTGATCCTGATGCTGCCGGTGGTTCCCGCCACAGCCTCAATGCCGGACGGCGCCCTGCAATGGGTCGTGCTGTTGTCGCTCGGTTTTTATGGCGGCTTCGGCCATTGGCTGCTGATTAAAGCTTACAAGCAGGCCAGCACTACGGCACTTGCACCTTATCCCTATCTGCAAATGGTGTGGATGATCTGCTTTGGCTATGTCATCTTTGACCAGTTGCCGGATGCCTTTACGCTTATCGGGGCGGCGATCATCGTGGCGAGTGGGCTCTATATCGTGCACCGCGAGCGCCGGCTGAGGCTGGCGCGTAGCGCCGCCTACCATACAGAAGATCAGCAGCTGGCAAAAAAACTTTGA
- a CDS encoding LacI family DNA-binding transcriptional regulator, with amino-acid sequence MAQKIKLSTIADALGVSTATVSLALRDSALVADATRERIKEHARAIGYIYNRRAASLRTSRSGIVGVVVHDIMNPFFAEILRSIETELDRSRQTFILSNHYDKVEKQRTFIDTLLQLGADGVIMSPAIGTPAEDIQLIEDNGLPAVLIARSVEGVDVPVFRGDDAYGTALATNHLISLGHRRIAMIGGTDQTSTGRDRYQGYANAMTAAGLEIKPHWRIPGPRTKQAGFEAASQFLALKDKPTGVVCWNDLVAIGLMNGIARAGLVAGVDVSVTGYDDLEEAAIAMPALTTVWNGQREVGRRAASALLDRLNGIEVHNSHELIRPELHVRQSTGKPVERG; translated from the coding sequence CTGGCCCAAAAGATCAAGCTTTCCACCATTGCCGACGCACTCGGCGTGTCGACCGCCACCGTTTCGCTGGCGTTGCGCGACAGCGCGCTGGTGGCCGATGCTACGCGCGAGCGCATCAAAGAACATGCGCGCGCCATCGGCTATATCTACAACCGCCGTGCGGCCAGTCTGCGCACCTCGCGCTCGGGTATTGTCGGCGTCGTGGTGCACGACATCATGAACCCGTTTTTTGCTGAGATTTTGCGCTCCATCGAGACCGAACTCGATCGCAGCCGGCAGACTTTCATCCTGTCCAACCACTACGACAAAGTGGAGAAGCAGCGTACCTTCATCGACACGCTTTTGCAGCTTGGTGCCGATGGCGTGATTATGTCTCCGGCAATTGGCACGCCGGCTGAGGATATCCAGCTGATCGAGGATAACGGCCTGCCGGCGGTACTGATCGCGCGCTCGGTCGAAGGTGTCGACGTGCCGGTGTTCCGCGGCGACGATGCCTATGGCACGGCGCTTGCGACCAACCATCTCATCTCGCTTGGCCATCGCCGCATCGCTATGATCGGCGGCACCGATCAGACTTCGACTGGCCGGGACCGCTATCAGGGCTATGCCAATGCGATGACCGCCGCCGGACTGGAGATCAAACCACATTGGCGTATTCCCGGCCCGCGCACCAAGCAGGCCGGCTTCGAGGCGGCGAGCCAGTTTTTGGCGCTCAAGGACAAGCCGACGGGCGTCGTCTGCTGGAATGATCTGGTCGCCATCGGCCTGATGAACGGCATCGCGCGCGCCGGGCTTGTCGCTGGCGTCGATGTGTCGGTCACCGGCTATGACGATTTGGAAGAAGCCGCGATTGCGATGCCCGCACTTACCACCGTCTGGAACGGCCAGCGCGAGGTTGGCCGCCGCGCAGCAAGCGCACTGCTCGACCGGCTGAATGGTATCGAGGTGCACAACAGCCACGAACTCATCCGTCCCGAACTGCATGTGCGGCAATCTACAGGCAAGCCAGTCGAGCGGGGGTGA